One genomic segment of Anser cygnoides isolate HZ-2024a breed goose chromosome 20, Taihu_goose_T2T_genome, whole genome shotgun sequence includes these proteins:
- the NUP188 gene encoding nucleoporin NUP188 isoform X3, giving the protein MCPEAQIAAELNKHWQRFLEGLSYYKPPSTTSAEKVKADKDVAAPLKELGLRVSKFLGLDEEQSVQLLQCYLQEDYRGTRDSLKTVLQDERQSQALMLKLADYYYEERICILRCVLHLLTYFQDERHPYTAQYFQCVDKLGKELIPNYRKQYEELYKAEAPTWETHGNLMTERQVSRWFVQCLREQSMLLEVIFLYYAYFEMGPDELLEFAKMFKEQGFGTRQTNRHLVDESMDHLVDRIGYFSALILVEGMEIDALHERALDDRTDEHKLANNSHIHQEMDSQLLQLGDVSHHAPVLLAWALLRHTINPEESTNVIRRMGSNAIQLNVFQYLTKLLRSLSSGGKNCIVSTACMCIYGLLSFVLTSLELHTLGNQQDIIDAACEVLAASSIPQLFWKTEPTAGLGIILDSVCGMFPHLLTPLLQLLQALVSDKSTAKKVYSFLDKMSFYIELYKHKPPDVISHEDGTLWRRQAPKLLYPLGLGQTNLRIPQGTVGQVMLDDRAYLVRWEYSYSSWTLFTCEIEMLLHVVSTADVIQHCQRVKPIIDLVHKVISTDVSIADCLLPITSRIYMLLQRLTTVISPPVDVIASCVNCLTVLAARMPAKVWTDLHHTGFLPFVANPVSSMNHMISAEGMNAGGYGNLLMSIEQPQGEYSVTISFLNLITTLVRGQLGSTQSQGLVPCIVFVLKEMLPNYHKWRYNSHGVREKIGCLILQLIHAILNLCPEMDPRSSSAPSLQSLCIFSLANTEAGQAVINIMGIGVDTIDMVVASQSSSDETQGQGQLLIQTVKLAFSVTNNVIRLKPPSSVVSPLEQALTQHGAHGNNLIAVLAKYIYHKHDPALPRLAIQLLKRLATVAPMSVYACLGSDAAAIRDAFLTRLQSKIEDMRIKVMILEFLTVAVETQPGLIELFLNLEVKDGSDGSKEFSLGEWSCLQVVLELIDSKQQERYWCPPLLHRAAIAFLHALWQDRRDSAMLVLRTKPKFWENLTNPLFGTLPPPSETSELSVLDTCALIMKIICLEIYYVVKGSLDQSLKDTLKNFSNKKRFGYWSEYVKLLAYHVAETDGSSCASVTEYQMLISAWRMLLIISTSHADIMHLTDSAVHQQLFLDVLNGTKVLLLVPMSVSCLQLGSMLCTLLLILLKQWKSELGSVDKIINSLTQILEGILQADQQMMEKTKAKVFSALITVLQMKEMKVNEIPQYSQLVLSVCETLQDEVIALFDQTRHSLTLGDATDDKDSMETDDVSRVKHKDQRDGVCVLGLHLAKELCEVDEDGDYWLQITRKVPVLPTVFAALEISLRVKQNLHFTEASLHLLLTLARTQQGAAAVAGAGVTQSVCLPLLSVYQLSSNGAIQTSASSRKSLDAPSWPGVYRLSMSLMERLLKTLRYNFLTEAMDFVGVHQERILQCLNAVRTVQSLACLEEADHTVGFILQLSNFTKEWHFHLPQLMRDMQVNLCYLCQACTSLLHSRKMLQHYLQTKNGDSLPSSVTPRVQRNPQASSKHPSPESEAAEQKALLMVQYSLLKILSKSLAALRHFTPDVCQILLDQSLDLAEYNVLFVLSFTTPAFDSDVAPSFGTLLATVNVALNMLGELDKKKEPFPQAAGLNMQEGTKTLKSLLMFTMENCFYLLISQAVRYLRDPAVHPRDKQRMKQELSSELSTLLSSLSRYFRRGGPSSPASGVLPSPQGKSASKLGPEGQEPLFQLVQAFVRHVQR; this is encoded by the exons ACAGAGCGTCAGGTTTCTCGTTGGTTTGTGCAATGCCTCCGTGAGCAGTCCATGCTGCTGGAAGTCATCTTCCTCTACTATGCATACTTTGAAATGGGACCAGATGAGCTTCTAGAATTTGCGAAGATGTTCAAAGAACAGGGGTTTGGCACTAGACAAACCAACAGACACTTGGTAGATGAGAGCATGGATCACCTGGTGGATCGTATCGG CTACTTTAGTGCTCTTATTCTGGTGGAAGGCATGGAAATTGACGCCCTCCATGAGCGAGCTTTGGATGATAGGACAGACGAGCACAAATTAGCCAATAATTCACATATCCACCAG GAAATGGACAGTCAGCTGCTGCAGTTGGGAGATGTCTCACATCATGCTCCAGTGCTTTTGGCTTGGGCGCTGCTCCGTCATACCATAAACCCAGAGGAGTCAACAAACGTTATCAGGAGAATGGGCAGCAATGCTATCCAGCTGAACGTGTTCCAGTATCTGACGAAACTTCTGCGATCATTGAGCAGTGGGGGCAAGAAT TGTATTGTCAGCACAGCTTGTATGTGTATTTATGGGCTTCTTTCCTTTGTCCTGACATCACTGGAGTTACATACGTTGGGCAATCAGCAG GACATAATTGATGCTGCGTGTGAAGTTCTGGCAGCTTCCAGCATTCCTCAGCTCTTCTGGAAGACG GAACCGACTGCAGGTCTGGGCATTATCCTGGACAGTGTGTGTGGGATGTTCCCCCATCTTCTTACTCCtctccttcagctgctccaAGCCCTTGTGTCAGATAAATCTACTGCAAAAAAG GTATACAGTTTCCTGGATAAAATGTCCTTTTACATTGAACTGTACAAGCATAAACCTCCTGATGTGATCTCTCATGAAGATGGCACACTTTGGCGAAGACAGGCTCCAAAGCTCCTCTATCCTCTTG GACTAGGTCAGACAAATCTGCGGATACCTCAGGGGACAGTGGGCCAAGTGATGCTGGATGATCGAGCTTATTTGGTACGATGGGAGTATTCGTACAGCAGCTGGACGCTGTTTACCTGTGAGATTGAAATGCTGCTCCATGTTGTTTCAACAGCAG ATGTGATTCAGCATTGCCAGAGGGTGAAGCCAATCATTGATCTGGTTCATAAAGTCATCAGCACTGATGTATCGATAGCAGATTGCCTTCTGCCGATCACGTCGCGAATCTACATGCTGCTGCAGAG GCTGACAACTGTAATCTCTCCCCCTGTGGACGTTATTGCTTCTTGTGTCAATTGCTTGACAGTACTGGCTGCTCGAATGCCAGCCAAG GTTTGGACTGACCTTCACCATACGGGGTTCTTACCGTTTGTTGCCAATCCAGTGTCCAGTATGAATCACATGATTAG TGCAGAGGGAATGAATGCTGGGGGCTATGGAAACCTGTTGATGAGCATAGAACAGCCTCAAGGGGAGTACAGCGTTACCATCTCCTTCCTGAACCTGATCACAACTCTTGTCCGG GGACAACTTGGTAGCacccagagccaaggacttGTGCCCTGCATTGTGTTTGTCCTGAAGGAGATGTTACCAAATTACCACAAATGGCGTTATAACTCTCATGGAGTGAGAGAGAAAATTG GATGCCTAATTCTGCAGTTGATTCATGCTATACTGAATTTATGCCCTGAAATGGATCCTCGGAGTAG CAGTGCCCCTAGCCTTCAGTCCTTGTGCATCTTCAGCCTGGCCAACACTGAAGCAGGGCAAGCTGTCATTAACATCATGGGAATCGGTGTGGACACTATTGATATGGTAGTGGCTTCCCAGTCCAGTAG TGATGAGACACAAGGCCAAGGTCAACTGCTGATACAAACAGTTAAGCTGGCATTCTCGGTTACCAATAACGTCATACGGTTGAAGCCCCCCTCCAGCGTGGTGTCTCCGTTAGAGCAGGCCCTTACTCAGCATG GTGCACACGGAAACAACCTTATTGCGGTCTTGGCCAAATACATCTACCACAAGCATGACCCTGCACTTCCACGCCTGGCCATCCAGCTGCTCAAGCGACTGGCTACG gtTGCTCCCATGTCCGTTTATGCCTGTCTTGGTAGTGATGCTGCTGCTATCCGTGATGCCTTCCTCACCCGCCTGCAGAGCAAGATTGAGGACATGCGTATTAAGGTCATGATACTGGAATTCCTTACAGTTGCAGTGGAGACACAGCCTGGACTCATTGAGCTGTTCCTGAACTTGGAAGTCAAGGATGGCAGCGATGGGTCAAAG GAGTTCAGCTTAGGAGAGTGGAGTTGCCTCCAAGTAGTCTTAGAGCTGATAGATTCCAAACAACAGGAGAGGTACTGGTGCCCGCCCCTCTTGCATCGTGCTGCCATTGCCTTCCTGCATGCCCTGTGGCAGGACCGCCGAGATAGTGCCATGCTGGTTCTGAGGACAAA GCCAAAGTTTTGGGAAAATTTGACCAATCCACTGTTCGGGACCCTTCCTCCACCTTCAGAAACATCAGAG CTCAGTGTCTTGGACACCTGTGCATTAATCATGAAGATCATCTGCTTGGAGATCTACTATGTTGTCAA GGGCTCACTGGATCAGTCCCTGAAAGACACGCTGAAGAATTTCTCCAACAAGAAGCGCTTTGGTTATTGGTCAGAATATGTGAAGTTACTGGCGTATCATGTGGCAGAGACAGATGGTAGCAGCTGTGCCTCCGTGACAGAATATCAAATGCTGATCTCAGCCTGGAGGATGCTGCTCATTATTTCTACGAGCCAT GCAGATATAATGCATCTGACTGATTCTGCGGTTCATCAGCAATTGTTTCTGGATGTGCTGAATGGGACCAAGGTTTTG CTTCTAGTTCCCATGTCGGTATCCTGTCTGCAGCTGGGGTCTATGCTCTGTACCCTTCTTCTGATCCTGCTGAAGCAGTGGAAGAG CGAGTTGGGTTCTGTGGATAAAATCATAAACTCCTTGACGCAGATTCTGGAGGGAATACTACAGGCAGATCAGCAGAtgatggagaaaacaaaagccaaagtGTTCTCAGCTCTTATCACTGTGCTGCAAATGAAGGAGATGAAAG TGAATGAGATCCCACAGTACTCCCAGCTGGTGCTCAGTGTGTGTGAAACACTCCAAGACGAGGTCATTGCCCTCTTTGATCAGACTCGGCACAGCCTGACCCTGGGAGATGCTACAGATGACAAGGACAGCATGGAAACAGATGATGTCTCCCGAGTCAAACACAAGGACCAGCGAGATGGG GTATGTGTTTTGGGCCTGCATCTGGCGAAAGAGCTCTGTGAAGTTGATGAAGATGGAGACTACTGGCTACAGATTACTAGGAAAGTCCCTGTACTTCCTACTGTTTTTGCTGCTTTGGAGATCAGTCTGAGAGTTAAGCAAAACCTTCACTTCACAGAGGCCTCATTACATTTACTGCTGACTTTAGCAAGGACGCAACAG ggagcagcagcagtggctggaGCTGGTGTCACACAGAGTGTCTGCCTGCCCCTCCTGAGCGTGTACCAGCTCAGCAGTAATGGAGCCATTCAG ACATCTGCTTCATCTCGAAAGTCTTTGGATGCTCCCTCTTGGCCTGGTGTTTATCGTCTCTCCATGTCCCTGATGGAGCGCCTTCTTAAGACGCTGAGATACAACTTCCTGACGGAGGCAATGGACTTTGTTGGTGTCCATCAGGAGAGGATCCTTCAG TGCCTGAATGCAGTACGGACCGTACAGAGTTTGGCCTGTCTAGAAGAGGCTGATCACACTGTTGGCTTCATTCTCCAGCTCTCAAATTTCACAAAGGAGTGGCATTTCCACCTGCCACAGCTTATGAGGGACATGCAG GTGAATCTGTGTTACCTGTGTCAGGCCTGTACCTCCCTCCTGCACAGCCGCAAAATGCTCCAGCATTACCTACAG ACAAAAAATGGTGACTCCCTTCCATCGAGTGTGACTCCACGAGTGCAGCGTAATCCCCAAGCCTCTTCCAAACATCCCAGCCCTGAGTCAGAGGCAGCGGAGCAGAAGGCACTGCTTATGGTGCAGTACAGCCTCTTGAAGATCCTCAGCAAATCTCTTGCTGCCCTGCGCCATTTCACCCCTGACGTCTGCCAGATACTCCTTGATCAG tCACTGGACCTTGCAGAGTACAACGTGCTCTTTGTTTTGAGTTTCACCACACCAGCTTTTGATTCAGACGTCGCACCTTCCTTTGGGACCCTCCTTGCCACGGTCAATGTGGCCCTGAACATGCTGGGAGAG ctGGATAAGAAGAAGGAACCTTTCCCTCAAGCTGCAGGGCTGAATATGCAAGAGGGAACCAAAACCCTCAA GTCTCTGCTCATGTTTACAATGGAAAACTGTTTCTACCTGCTCATCTCCCAGGCCGTGCGGTACTTGAGAGACCCAGCTGTGCATCCCCGTGATAAGCAGCGAATGAAACAGGAGCTCAGCTCTGAGCTG AGTACCCTGCTTTCCAGCCTGTCTCGTTACTTCCGCCGTGGTGGTCCCTCTTCACCTGCCAGCGGcgtccttccctctccccagggaAAGTCTGCCTCCAAGCTGGGTCCCGAGGGGCAGGAGCCTTTGTTTCAGCTCGTGCAGGCCTTTGTCCGGCACGTGCAGAGATAG